Genomic segment of Gloeocapsa sp. PCC 7428:
CTTACTCGTAAGTTTCTTATTTTAGTGTGCAAAGGCATACTTGGTTTGGTAGCCTCGACTTCAGTCGTACAGCAACTGGACGTAGTGTTACTCGGTTCCTAGCATCTGTAAATTGTGTAGACTAGCATATAAACCACCTTGCTGTAGCAGTTCCTCATGCGTGCCTGATTCGACAAGCTGACCGCGCTTGAGAACAAAAATGCGGTCTACATTACGGATAGTTGATAGGCGGTGCGCAATGATAATTGCTGTGCGATCTACAAGTAACTGATCCAAGGCATCTTGAATTAAAGCTTCGGTACCAACATCTAAATTAGCCGTCGCTTCGTCTAATACCAGAATATGCGGATCGCGAATGGCAGCGCGGGCGAAAGCAAGAAGTTGTTTTTGACCACTCGAAAGATTTGTGCCGCGTTCTCGAAGTTGCGTATCATAACCTTGCGGTAATTGTTCAATAAATTGAGCGATATTCGTTTTCTCTGCGGCTGCGGTAATTTCTTCAAAAGAGTAAGAATCACCTAAGGTGATATTACCTTTAACATCTCCTGCGAATAAAAAACCCTCTTGCAGAATCACTGCCATACGCCGTCTTAATTCGGCTTGCGGTAATTCGCGAATATCAATACCGTCTACTAGAATCCGCCCGCGACTTGGTTCATACAAGCGACACAACAATCGAATAATAGAACTTTTACCTGCACCTGTAGGACCTACTAAAGCAACTTTTTCACCAGGACGAATGACGAAGTTTAAATCTTTGATAACGTAATCATCATCTTTGTAAGCAAACCAAACGTGTTCAAAGCAAATTTCTCCAATTGAGGAGCGAGGAGCGAGGAGTGAGGAGTGAGTGTTGTTTTGATTATTATGCGCGGAGTTCTGGCTTTTAATATGTTCTGGATCGCGAATTTCAATCGGTTCATCAAGAATGTCACTAACGCGTTCTACGGCGGTGAAGCCTGCTTGAATAGCAGTGAATTTCTCGGCAAATTGTCGCAAAGGGTCAAATAGACGTTGTGCAAACAGAATAAATGCAGATAATGTCCCAAATGTCAACTGTTCGCGTAGGACAAAAAAGCCACCTAACCAAAGGACAGCGGCGATCGCAACTAAAGCAACCCACTCTAATGTTGCAGACACTGCTGAGTCGTGAAAGATCGTTTTATCGACTTCACGAATATATTGTTTGTTGGTTGTCCGAAACAGTTGCGCGTTGAATTTCTCGCGTCGAAATAATTGCACCACATTGATACCAGTAATATTCTCTTGCAATGTGGAATTCAGCACCGAAAGTTCTTCTCTGGCTTTGTAGTTTGCTTTGCGGTATTGTTGCTGAAAATAAATAATTAACGCTGTCACGGGAAACAGCATCAACGTCAGCATTAAAGCAAGTTGCCACTGCAAGGTGAACATTGTAATTAAAATTACCAGCATTGAGAAAACATCGCTGATAATTCCAATCGCGCCAGTTGTAAAGACATCACCTAAAGCTTCGACATCGCTTGTCAGACGTGTAATTAACTTACCAACAGCCGTACGATCAAAAAACCGCACTGCAAGCGAAGTAACGTGTTCAAATAAATCATTGCGGATATCCGCAGTAATCTGTTGTCCAACTCTTTGCACTAAATATCCTTGTACACCACTGAAGATCAGCCGGACAATGACCGTAATTAGTAACAAAACTTCTAGTAACACTAATCCGTCAGACAACGGGCGATCGCGCAAAAACTCGTAAACATTCGGTTCTTGACGAATCAGCGAAATCGCTTGTCCAATAATGAGAGGTTGCACCGCACCAGCGATCGCCACCGGAACAAGTAACAACATCGATAGTAATAACAGTCGCCCGTGACGCCTTCCATAAGGCACTAACCGCAAGAATAATCGCCAGTCATTTTCGCGGCGACGATGTATCACTGGCTGCGAAAGTGGCGCTGAACTAGTCATGCTAAAACCTAACAACGTAATTTCTGTAGCACAAGCACGCTTATCGAGTTTAGCGCTAGCGCATCCTAAGTCACCATACCCAAGAGAGAACAAGAATTAAAGAATTCATTTACCACTGTGGTCAGACTTCCTAGAATCGAGAAATTTCTACCAAAGTCACTAAATCGTCATCGTTCTTAGTCAAGTTACTGATAGAACTCCACCCTTTTGCTGCTATTCGGGTATGACTTTGCTGCAAGTCTAAAATCTAAGGCAGACAAGCAAATTACCTCTTTTTTGAACAAAATGTAGGTAAAATCTTCTAATATCTTAATATTTCTCTAATCTAATTCTTTATACTTAGGAATACTCTTAATCCAGGCTTAACCGTATCTTTCGCTACGTTTAGTCACTGTTGAGTAAACTGCTACCGTCGATAGTTGACATAAAGAGAGCAGAACCCTTGTCTTTTTCACGCCGCCGTTTCTTAACCATAGCAGGAACCACTACTGCTGGAACTGTTCTGGCATCTCCTTTACAGATGCTTTATGCCCGTGTGGCTCATGGTCAGACGATTCTTGCTGAAGGATATGGTCCCCTAATTTCAGACCCCAATGGTCTACTCGATCTTCCGCGTGGGTTTCAATACCGCGCCTTCTCGCGAGTTGGCGACAGAATGAGCGATGGCAGACTCGTGCCGGATCGGCATGATGGTATGGCTGCCTTCCGTGGACCGCAAAACACCACAATTCTAGTGCGGAATCACGAGCACAGTCCTGGCGATCCTACTGGTGTTGAAGCGCCTGATAATCTGAAGTACGATTCTACTAACAAAGGAGGAACAACAACCCTCATTGTCGGAGCAAATCGCAAGTTAATTCGAGATTATGCTTCATTAGCTGGGACATATCGTAACTGTGCGGGTGGAGTCACCCCCTGGGGTTCTTGGATTAGCTGTGAAGAAAATACCTCAACTCCAGAAACAAACCGACCAGGAAATGCTAACAATGTGACCAAACGTCACGGCTATAACTTTGAAGTACCCTCGCAAGCAGAGGGACTCGTTAATCCAGAACCCCTTGTCGCGATGGGCCGCTTTAACCATGAAGCCGTTGCCATCGACCCTCGAACCGGAATTGTTTATGAAACTGAAGATAGAGGAGATGGTTTATTCTATCGCTTTATTCCTACGCAGCCTGGAAACTTGAGAGCAGGTGGAGTCCTCGAAGCTTTGCGAATTCAGGGGCGACCTCAAGCAATTACTAAAGTAGGATTTCCTGTAGGTCAAAAGTTTGCCGCCGATTGGGTTCGGATTGAAGAACCCGATCCTGTTACTGATACCGTTCGAGTTGAGGGCTTTAGCAAAGGTGCTGCTCAGTTCAGCCGAGGT
This window contains:
- a CDS encoding ABC transporter ATP-binding protein, with protein sequence MTSSAPLSQPVIHRRRENDWRLFLRLVPYGRRHGRLLLLSMLLLVPVAIAGAVQPLIIGQAISLIRQEPNVYEFLRDRPLSDGLVLLEVLLLITVIVRLIFSGVQGYLVQRVGQQITADIRNDLFEHVTSLAVRFFDRTAVGKLITRLTSDVEALGDVFTTGAIGIISDVFSMLVILITMFTLQWQLALMLTLMLFPVTALIIYFQQQYRKANYKAREELSVLNSTLQENITGINVVQLFRREKFNAQLFRTTNKQYIREVDKTIFHDSAVSATLEWVALVAIAAVLWLGGFFVLREQLTFGTLSAFILFAQRLFDPLRQFAEKFTAIQAGFTAVERVSDILDEPIEIRDPEHIKSQNSAHNNQNNTHSSLLAPRSSIGEICFEHVWFAYKDDDYVIKDLNFVIRPGEKVALVGPTGAGKSSIIRLLCRLYEPSRGRILVDGIDIRELPQAELRRRMAVILQEGFLFAGDVKGNITLGDSYSFEEITAAAEKTNIAQFIEQLPQGYDTQLRERGTNLSSGQKQLLAFARAAIRDPHILVLDEATANLDVGTEALIQDALDQLLVDRTAIIIAHRLSTIRNVDRIFVLKRGQLVESGTHEELLQQGGLYASLHNLQMLGTE
- a CDS encoding alkaline phosphatase PhoX; translation: MSFSRRRFLTIAGTTTAGTVLASPLQMLYARVAHGQTILAEGYGPLISDPNGLLDLPRGFQYRAFSRVGDRMSDGRLVPDRHDGMAAFRGPQNTTILVRNHEHSPGDPTGVEAPDNLKYDSTNKGGTTTLIVGANRKLIRDYASLAGTYRNCAGGVTPWGSWISCEENTSTPETNRPGNANNVTKRHGYNFEVPSQAEGLVNPEPLVAMGRFNHEAVAIDPRTGIVYETEDRGDGLFYRFIPTQPGNLRAGGVLEALRIQGRPQAITKVGFPVGQKFAADWVRIEEPDPVTDTVRVEGFSKGAAQFSRGEGAWFGNNEVYFTCTNGGIAGVGQVWRYIPGTTAQDGGTIELFVESPSQEVLDFPDNIVVSPFSDLFLCEDGAGEQFVRGVTSQGQLYSFARNALNTSEFAGACFSADGQTMFLNIYRPGITFAIWGPWNRRKR